In Spinacia oleracea cultivar Varoflay chromosome 5, BTI_SOV_V1, whole genome shotgun sequence, a single window of DNA contains:
- the LOC110788570 gene encoding UDP-glycosyltransferase 73D1-like, whose product MDSNTNQLHFILIPLLAQGHMIPMTDIAFLLAKQGMVVTLVMTPLNASRNAARIQRAADSGLQIRILEIPFVCQKVGLPEGCENLDIIPSRDMIKNFYKAMDEMQIPLEENLQRLSTPASCIISDKCLSWTSKTAEKFKIPRVVFHGMNCFSLLASHNIKLHNTHLSVSSSSQPFLVPGMPYRIQITKAQLPGSFVALPDLEDIRDQMREAESRAFGVIVNSFSDLEHQCIQDYQKAINKRVWCIGSVSLCNKEVKDKFERGNNASISENECLEWLNTVKPKSVIYVCLGSQCRLVPSQLIELGLGLEASNRPFVWAIKTGEKREELENWLVQSKFEDRIQGRGLLIKGWAPQVLILSHPSIKGFLTHCGWNSTIESISNGIPMITWPQFAEQFLNEKQVVDILQIGVRVGVDIPVRFGDEEKTGVLVNRHDIATAVNILMDGGEEGEKRRKRAKRLEEMARKAVIEGGSSNNDLSLLIQEIKEHSILSIV is encoded by the coding sequence ATGGACTCAAACACTAACCAGCTTCACTTTATCCTTATTCCTTTATTAGCACAAGGTCATATGATCCCCATGACAGATATAGCATTTCTGTTAGCCAAACAAGGTATGGTTGTAACTCTTGTTATGACCCCACTCAATGCTTCTAGAAATGCCGCTCGCATCCAACGTGCAGCAGACTCGGGCTTACAAATTAGGATCCTGGAAATTCCTTTTGTATGCCAAAAGGTAGGGCTCCCCGAAGGATGTGAAAATCTAGACATCATTCCTTCACGTGATATGATCAAGAATTTCTACAAAGCAATGGATGAAATGCAAATACCATTGGAAGAGAATCTACAAAGGTTGAGCACCCCAGCAAGTTGCATAATTTCTGATAAATGCCTCTCTTGGACATCAAAAACTGCTGAAAAATTCAAAATCCCTAGGGTTGTTTTCCATGGCATGAACTGCTTCTCACTCTTAGCCTCACATAACATAAAGCTCCATAACACTCACCTATCAGTTTCTTCCTCGTCACAACCTTTTTTAGTGCCTGGAATGCCCTACAGAATTCAGATAACAAAAGCACAGCTACCAGGATCATTCGTAGCTTTGCCCGACTTGGAGGATATTAGAGACCAGATGCGAGAGGCCGAATCAAGAGCGTTCGGGGTCATAGTCAACAGCTTCAGTGATTTAGAGCATCAATGCATTCAAGATTACCAAAAAGCAATCAATAAAAGGGTGTGGTGCATTGGATCGGTTTCTCTATGCAATAAGGAGGTCAAAGACAAATTTGAGAGAGGTAACAATGCCTCAATCAGTGAAAATGAATGCTTGGAGTGGCTGAACACTGTTAAACCAAAATCTGTTATCTACGTGTGCCTCGGTAGTCAGTGCCGCTTAGTTCCATCACAGTTGATAGAACTTGGCTTAGGTCTAGAAGCTTCTAATCGTCCATTCGTTTGGGCAATAAAAACAGGAGAAAAGCGGGAAGAGCTTGAGAACTGGTTAGTACAAAGTAAATTTGAAGATAGGATACAAGGAAGGGGGCTTCTGATCAAAGGTTGGGCACCACAAGTGCTAATACTATCCCACCCATCAATAAAAGGATTCTTAACGCACTGTGGATGGAATTCGACAATAGAAAGCATTTCTAACGGAATACCGATGATAACTTGGCCTCAATTTGCAGAGCAGTTTCTGAATGAGAAACAAGTGGTGGACATTCTACAGATTGGTGTCCGGGTGGGCGTTGATATCCCAGTTCGGTTTGGGGATGAAGAGAAGACCGGGGTGTTGGTCAATAGACATGATATAGCAACTGCAGTTAACATATTGATGGATGGGGGAGAGGAaggagaaaagagaagaaaaagag